The following nucleotide sequence is from Leptodactylus fuscus isolate aLepFus1 chromosome 10, aLepFus1.hap2, whole genome shotgun sequence.
tcctatgagaaaaagtaagctccctcgtaacagcaagctggcagctctcccgactagcaaggacgagcctgctgcagaaccagcgttgatttgccgcaggctcgtccttgctagtcgggagtgctggcagctttctgtttactttttagctcatctctagtcgtaaccatgaaaagtcgtaacccgaggactacctgtaactCATACCCGAAAACTGCAGACTGTGGCCAAGTGATAATTTTTCTCAATGTAATCCTAATACTACCACAAGACAGAATAATTTTGGACCTCCCAACATTTTTGATGCATCACAGTCACAAACGTCTGACAACTCCACGGACTGTTTCTGCTTGGCTGACGGGGATATTGCATGTCCAGTCTTCATGGCTCTGATGCAACCGATAGAGGAAAACACTGGGATGAGACTTAAACCGTGGCCCATCTTGGCTCGTCTTGTTTGACTTGACTCTTAACAAATTGCTCCGAAAGAAAACTACCAGGGAGGTGTAAACTTAGACCAGACTGTCCTAAGATGCTCCAGATTTACCAGCTCTGCCACTTGAAGCCACTGaccacatgatggtgacatcccCGAAGTCCACTGCTCACCCCTTACACCTAAAACCAGTGGTCACGTGATGATGACATCATAAAAGTGCTGGTCCTTTCCTTACAACAACCTGCGGTAACACATCAATTGTGCCTCACTTTCAGGGAATTCATTCCCACATTTTGCATTTTATAGCATAGATGTGAATGTATGGCCTCTAGCACCGCGGCCGCTGACTGTCAGGAGAGAAGAAAGTTCCCCATTATGGATCAGTGAAAAGAAATGGCTCCATTGGTCTGCAAACTGAAAGGAAAGGAGGAGCTGAAATTGGCTCGAAGTCACAGTGTCACTGTCAGAGGTAACAGCATCTTGCTCGTCTCAGCAATAATATGCCTATTGGAATGGAAAGGCAACCGTGGGCTGAAACTAATGGCCAGCAGTGACACTGCCCCCCATCTTCTTATAATGGTGGATAATGCGGCATGGGTGTTTTCTCTTACATGAGCCCATCCATTGCTTCTCTCCTGCCCAAGGGTATGTCATCCAAGTCTACGTTTTAtagtaataattgtataatatatcaTTTTATGTAGAAGTCGGAATCGGAAATTTTTTCCGACTTCTAATAATTCCCGATTTGTGGATCACTTTCTACAATCTGAATATGTAAATCTTTGTGTCTGGAGCCGTTCTCTGATGGTGAACTAGACCTGACGTCGTCATCCAGAATATGGCGCCTACTCAGTGGGACTTGGATAAAAGGTACAGACTCCAAAATAAAATGGttatttataattatattatgGAATTCTCAGTATCGTGTCATTAATTAGATGGATAGTATAGGAATAAATTAGAGAATTTTTACTTCTTCGGACTGACCGTCGTTGTCAGCCTATTGCGGAGTCAGCTCAGGAGTTGGTCCGTAGAAAAATGGAGGCGTTGGAGTCTGTGGTTTGACCTCCCGACTCCAGATAAGAAATAAGTTCTGTTACTCCTCTGTGTGCGTTTTGATATGTTTATTGTGAAGGCCCCCCCCATGTTCAGTGCAGGCCAGCGGCCTCTCCGGAGGGGGGGTGGGGATTCTCAGACGCTGTGTAAGGTGTGACGTCTGGAATGTTTAACAAGGTCTGAGTTctggataaaacatttcccacattcggaaCATTGAAACGGCCTCTCCCCGGTGTGAAATCTCACGTGCTTATCAAGATCGGCCTTCTGGCCAAAACATTTGTCACATTCGGAACATGAGAAGGGCTTCTCCCCGCTGTGATTTTTCTGATGTTGAAGGAGACCTGATTTTTTTGTGAAACATTTCCCGCATTCGGAAcaggaaaatggcttctcccccgtgtgaactaagtgATGTCTCAGCAACGCTGATTTTTGGATAAAACGCCTCCCGCACtccgaacatgaaaatggcttctccccagtgtggatTTTCTGATGGAGAAGTACGGCCGATTTCTTGGTGAATCGTTTCCCACACTCcagacatgaaaatggcttctccccagtgtggacTCTCAGATGATCGTTCAGACCAGACTTATACCTGAAGCACTTTCCACAATGTAGACATAAGCATGGCTTCTTCAGCGAGTGAATTCTCTGATGCTTAACCAGTTTGGATTGTTGGgtaaaacactttccacattccaaacacAAAAATGGATTCTCTGCTGCGTTACACGTCTGCACAAAAACGATGATTTGGCCATCTCGGGGACCGGTACTTTGGGTGTTCTCAAGTTGTGGCTGATCCAAAGAAGGTTCCGGAGCTGTGACTGGGTTTCTACTGGGGGGTTGTGGTTGAATATTTTGTATATTATGAGGAATGGGTTTATCTTCAGATGGATACCGAGTATTATCATATACTCCATCAATATCTACCAATGAGACAGAGTGGTCCTCCAAGCTCTGGACATGACCATCTgctggaggtaaaaaaaaaatataaaacaaattacAATACAGTCAGCACACTATTTATTTAATTCAAGCTGCAATTCCCTGAGCATGTGGCCCAGCTATTCATTTAAATTGCAGTATCTGCCCAGCGATTCAGATGGATAACTCATGCTcaatgctagagatgagcgaacagtgaaatattcgatattcgtttcgaatagcccctcaatattcgactattcaaacgaatatcgaaccccattatagtctatggggaaaaaagctttgtttcaggggaaaccactcttcaactcaggagagtcaccaagtccactatgacaccccaggaaatgaggacaacacctctggaatgcaactgggacagcaggggaagcatgtctgggggcatctaacaagcccaagtcacagtattaccccactaataatgcgggagctgactttttcccataggaatgcattgaccagcgttgattggccagtgtacagcattcggccaatcaacgctggttctgccggaggatcgtctatgaggaggcggagtctaagattgtggtccgatctcaggtatagcagagctcagcacacggccagctctgctgcatctcaggtatacctgagatcggaccacaatggagactgctgtggaccgatcttagactccgcctccttcggcagaaccagcgttgattggccgaatgctgtactttgtatggtattcggccaatcaacgctggtcaatgcattcctatgagaaaaagtcagctcgtgcatatcgcaaactgacagggatcccgattaGCACATAATGGgtcacgagatagagccccaaagagctgtttgagtaagactCCCACCTAAAtacaggtaatccctagctaacccttcctgtacagctatccctgtctcacaatcacatagttcacagtctcatatgacctgaatctgaaatccaccattcgtataaattggaggtcacctgattttggcagccaattactttttccaattttttttttcgatgcctccattgtcgtagttcctgtcccacctcccctgcgcagttattggtgcaaaaaacgcgccagggaaggtgggaggggatacaaattttttagtgcgtttgccacgtagtattcgattggaatcgaatatctcgagcagcctgatattccatcaattcgatcgaacgccgttcgctcatctctgctcaATGCCTCTCTCGTAGTGTACACATTGTACACAGCCTGACAGTGATTGGCTAGTTACATCACTTGTTCCAGGTTACTCCAGTCCATTGGATTACTTACTTTAGTGAGTATGGGAGTACGGGCCATTTTCTGCATGACAATAATTGTGTCCATTACCACCTTAGTAATGGGCTGTCTACGGTAAGGGGTTAGTGTTAGCCAGTAAAAAGGCTGATAACCCCCTCACTATTACTGCAGTAGCCAACGCTACCAAGGTGTGGGAAGAGCTGGGTACCAGCAGAACCCAACCATCAGAGGGGGCAGTTAGCTCCTGCAGTCTGGTATTATCAGTATGGGACTCAAACCACAAATCTTCCCACCTTCATCATTCTGGCCTGCAGCTGCTGATTGTAACACAACTGGGGAATCTCATGGTGTTTTCACGACTGCTACATCTAAACTAAAAAAAATCTCCCACCACCCCATTCCATGTCTGCACAGCCAGGACCATCCTCTATAGCACAACTGCAGTTTACATGGTGTCATGCAATGCCAAGACTCCCAATAAACACATTTTAATTGCCCAGGTCATCTCTCATTCGCACAGAATATGTTCCACTACGGTTTTCACAGATAAAAACGAAATATGGCATTTTAGCCTGACCCCGAGAATAATGAGGATACTGAAAGTCTGATGGGTTTGGGATGGAATGAGATGACGATGGACGATTTCACTCACTTGGGCTGATCTCGGCAGGAATGTCCTCCTCCTTACACTGCTGCTCAGCCATCACACACGTCTCCTCTTCTCCTGGTAGAACTTCAACTTTGATATCGATCAGATCTTCCGCCTAAGTCAGAAAGAAAAGGAAGCAAGAATGACAAAAGCAGCTGCACTGAAATCCGCCCTCGCTCCAGCGCCCCTGCCCTGGTCCGGGCGACAATGCTGGGATGTCGTAGACCCTACGTTACCTCTTCAGTCCatcactggcctcaatggtcTTGGCATACTAAAGAAAGATGGCGACATGATCTCTTGTATCATAGCAGCAATCTGCATGATATTGTATACGCACAGTAACTATGTAGTCGCTCAAGCCCCCTCCGATACCACCTCGGCACCCCCACTATTCTGGGGCTAGTCCTGCAGTTGGGAGAAGGTGAGTATGGGCTGTAAGGCTACACTAAGCTATAGGGATATAGAAGATACATCTGAGGGCCTCATATAGTTACAGATAAAATCTTATAAATGTGAAGCCACGGCAGCCATTACATATAGTAACTACTTATAGTCACTCCGACCTCTCTTATATGTACGATAACCCCGCACCACCTCTTGTCTCATGAAATGGCGGCAATACAAACTATTACTACGAGTCCCGAGCTAAAAGAAGCAACATCAccatacagagagaatacacatatataataggAGAGCTGATCCATCTACCTGATGGTTCTCTAGGACAATGTCATCTCCATCTGCATGATCCTGGGAATATGGAGGACGGGGACATCCCTCCGGGTGGTTTCTCTCCCTGGATCCATCTATAGGACACACAGTGACtgaatacattgtgtatatgtgagggtcagatgatggggggggggggatctaggggcccctccatactgctctctaccatctctcctcttacctggtgatgtgggggtcagatgatgggggaggggggatctaggggcccctccatactgctctctaccatctctcctcttacctggtgatgtgggggtcagatgatgggggcggggagatctaggggcccctccatactgctctctaccatctctcctcttacctggtgatgtgggggtcagatgatgggggggggggatctaggggcccctccatactgctctctaccatctctcctcttacctggtgatgtgggggtcagatgatgggggaggggggatctaggggcccctccatactgctctctaccatctctcctcttacctggtgatgtgggggtcagatgatgggggcggggagatctaggggcccctccatactgctctctaccatctctcctcttacctggtgatgtgggggtcagatgatggggggggggatctaggggcccctccatactgctctctaccatctctcctcttacctggtgatgtgggggtcagatgatggggggggggatctaggggcccctccatactgctctctaccatctctcctcttacctggtgatgtgggggtcagatgatggggggggggatctaggggcccctccatactgctctctaccatcactcctcttacctggtgatgtgggggtcagatgatggggggggggatctaggggcccctccatactgccctctaccatctctcctcttacctggtgatgtgagggtcagatgatggggggggatctaggggcccctccatactcctctctaccatctctcctcttacctggtgatgtgggggtcagatgatgggggagatctaggggcccctccatactgctctctaccatctctcctcttacctggtgatgtgggggtcagatgatggggggggggatctaggggcccctccatactgctctctaccatcactcctcttacctggtgatgtgagggtcagatgatggggggagggggatctaggggcccctccatactgctctctaccatctctcctcttacctggtgatgtgagggtctgGTGGtcgtccatcatcacctccttgtacagatccttgtgtccttctaaatactcccactcctccatggagaaatagacggtgacatcctgacaccttataggaacctgacaacacaatgataccgtCCTCATCATCCTCCAGACACATCATCCCTTGTGTTAGTgtctaatgtcccagcattcccagcagcgctcacctctccgctcagcagacagaTCATCTTGTTGGTCAGCTCCAGGATCTTCTGCTCGTTGTTGCTCTCAGGTATCAGTGAGTGAGGTGAAGGCTCCATGATGGGGCTCGggctcctgctccatcctcctgacacaTGGGGGGGGCGGCTGctgggggtcacatacttatcagatgtcttcttcactactgtgtagtcCTGAGTATGGAGAGACCCTGATAAATATCACTATAGacattcccacaatccctcacctctccgctccgGTGTTATTACTAGAGAGAAGAGTCAgctcatgggacagatttcccacaatccctcacctctccgctcagcaggtagatgatctccagggCCAGGTTTAGGATCCTGTCAGCCATCTTACTTCTGTCCATCACTGATGGGGGACTCAGGGAGACGACCATTGTGTTGTCaggactgaggagacacaactattgtatacagtatatactatacaccctgtatataccacccgctgtgtactagacaccctgtatatactatacacccagtatataccgcccgctgtgtactagacaccttgtatatactatacacccagtatataccgcccgctgtgtactagacaccttgtatatactatacacccagtatataccacCCACTGTGTACTAGACaccttgtatatactatacaccctgtatataccgcccgctgtgtactagacaccttgtat
It contains:
- the LOC142219349 gene encoding oocyte zinc finger protein XlCOF8.4-like; this translates as MVVSLSPPSVMDRSKMADRILNLALEIIYLLSGEDYTVVKKTSDKYVTPSSRPPHVSGGWSRSPSPIMEPSPHSLIPESNNEQKILELTNKMICLLSGEVPIRCQDVTVYFSMEEWEYLEGHKDLYKEVMMDDHQTLTSPDGSRERNHPEGCPRPPYSQDHADGDDIVLENHQAEDLIDIKVEVLPGEEETCVMAEQQCKEEDIPAEISPTDGHVQSLEDHSVSLVDIDGVYDNTRYPSEDKPIPHNIQNIQPQPPSRNPVTAPEPSLDQPQLENTQSTGPRDGQIIVFVQTCNAAENPFLCLECGKCFTQQSKLVKHQRIHSLKKPCLCLHCGKCFRYKSGLNDHLRVHTGEKPFSCLECGKRFTKKSAVLLHQKIHTGEKPFSCSECGRRFIQKSALLRHHLVHTGEKPFSCSECGKCFTKKSGLLQHQKNHSGEKPFSCSECDKCFGQKADLDKHVRFHTGERPFQCSECGKCFIQNSDLVKHSRRHTLHSV